A portion of the Stigmatella aurantiaca DW4/3-1 genome contains these proteins:
- a CDS encoding MutS-related protein encodes MTIPDGPAPHRTYTERLTGARAKLAALDRLSGRYAYMRGLTFLGAAVLAGLTAFERLPKGAGWAVVGALALYAVLAVLHHGVFRREARERLYVALNERGLARLSGGWRGFTEHGERFLSPEHPYASDLDVFGQGSLFQLLNETATRAGEERLAAWLSRPASPETVGARQGAARELAARSAFRQDLCVEARTLSREKVDPGLFIQWAEAGPSLDAIRWSRPLALLLPPLTLTLYLLGEFRLLPAWVWWLGLFAQLGIALATFGTLRQVDERLSAGERGFVRYAPLFARLEAEPVHHPLLQRLQAGLQRPGEPPVSTHFRRFGWLYSLVEFKRHQFHPVVHLFTLWDIHAFFALEDWRARHGTQVRQWFEALAEWEALSCLAGLAHDRPDFTWPTLVTEGPRLEAQALGHPLLDSPVPNDVSLAGPRHALLITGSNMSGKTTLMRALGANAVLALAGAPVRAQAFTLSPLQVLTSMRVKDSLERGVSYFYAEVQRIKAVLDAATQARGQVLFLLDEILLGTNTRERQIASREVLRLLLDTGACGAVTTHDVSLAEWAGAPGTHVVNVHFRDHLEDGKMVFDYRLRPGVVDTTNALRVLHLAGVPVPAMFTR; translated from the coding sequence ATGACCATTCCCGACGGGCCAGCGCCTCACCGCACGTACACCGAACGTCTCACCGGCGCTCGGGCGAAGTTGGCGGCCCTGGATCGCCTCAGTGGGCGCTACGCCTACATGCGAGGGCTCACCTTCCTCGGGGCGGCCGTCCTCGCCGGGCTCACCGCCTTCGAGCGGCTTCCCAAGGGGGCTGGGTGGGCCGTGGTGGGGGCCCTGGCTCTCTATGCCGTGCTCGCCGTGTTGCACCACGGGGTCTTTCGCCGGGAGGCCCGCGAGCGGCTGTACGTGGCGTTGAATGAACGTGGACTCGCCCGGTTGAGCGGAGGGTGGCGAGGGTTCACCGAGCACGGCGAGCGGTTTCTCTCCCCAGAGCATCCCTATGCCTCTGACCTGGATGTCTTCGGTCAGGGCAGCCTCTTCCAGCTCTTGAACGAGACGGCGACCCGCGCGGGCGAGGAGCGGCTCGCGGCCTGGCTGTCCCGCCCCGCCTCTCCCGAGACGGTGGGGGCACGCCAGGGGGCCGCGCGGGAGCTGGCGGCCCGGTCCGCGTTCCGACAGGACCTGTGCGTGGAGGCGCGGACCTTGTCCCGGGAGAAGGTGGACCCAGGTCTTTTCATCCAGTGGGCCGAGGCAGGCCCTTCACTCGACGCCATCCGCTGGTCCCGGCCGCTGGCCCTCCTCCTACCGCCCCTCACGCTGACGCTCTACCTCCTGGGCGAGTTCCGGCTTCTCCCCGCCTGGGTGTGGTGGCTGGGCCTCTTCGCGCAGTTGGGAATCGCGCTGGCCACATTCGGGACCCTGCGACAGGTGGACGAGCGCCTGTCCGCGGGCGAGCGCGGCTTCGTGCGCTATGCCCCCCTCTTCGCGCGCCTCGAGGCAGAGCCGGTCCACCATCCCCTGCTCCAGCGGTTGCAGGCCGGGCTCCAGCGGCCCGGTGAGCCCCCGGTGTCCACGCACTTCCGGCGCTTCGGCTGGCTTTACTCCCTCGTCGAGTTCAAGCGGCACCAGTTCCACCCGGTGGTGCACCTGTTCACCCTCTGGGACATTCACGCCTTCTTCGCGTTGGAAGACTGGCGCGCGAGGCATGGCACGCAGGTGCGCCAGTGGTTCGAGGCCCTCGCGGAATGGGAGGCGCTCTCATGCCTCGCGGGCCTCGCGCATGACCGGCCGGACTTCACCTGGCCCACCCTGGTCACCGAGGGCCCTCGCCTGGAGGCCCAGGCGCTCGGGCACCCGCTGCTGGACAGCCCCGTCCCCAATGACGTCTCCCTGGCGGGGCCGCGCCACGCGCTGCTCATCACCGGCTCCAACATGTCTGGCAAGACGACCCTGATGCGGGCCCTGGGCGCCAACGCGGTGCTGGCGCTGGCCGGAGCCCCCGTCCGGGCCCAGGCGTTCACCCTGTCCCCGCTTCAGGTGCTCACCAGCATGCGGGTGAAGGACTCGCTGGAGCGCGGCGTGTCTTATTTCTATGCAGAGGTGCAGCGCATCAAGGCGGTGCTGGACGCGGCCACCCAGGCCCGGGGGCAAGTGCTGTTCCTGCTGGATGAAATCCTTCTGGGCACGAACACGCGCGAGCGGCAGATCGCCTCCCGCGAGGTGCTGCGGCTGCTGCTGGACACGGGCGCCTGTGGCGCGGTGACGACGCATGATGTGTCGCTGGCGGAGTGGGCTGGTGCTCCTGGCACCCACGTGGTGAACGTCCACTTCCGGGATCACTTGGAGGACGGAAAGATGGTGTTCGACTACCGGCTGCGTCCGGGGGTGGTGGACACCACCAATGCGCTCCGGGTGTTGCACCTGGCGGGTGTGCCGGTCCCGGCGATGTTCACTCGGTAG
- a CDS encoding LLM class flavin-dependent oxidoreductase, translated as MIPLSVLDLAPIIQGATAADAFRNTLDLARHAEGWGYHRYWLAEHHNMPGIASAATAVVIGHVAGGTQRIRVGSGGIMLPNHAPLVIAEQFGTLASLYPGRIDLGLGRAPGTDQRTSRALRRDLMATSDSFPQDVLELQAYFRAAEPNQAIRAVPGTGLEVPIWLLGSSLFSAELAAHLGLPFAFASHFAPDLMMDALRLYRHGFRPSAQLSKPYAMLGINVFAAETDAEARRLMTSVQQQFINLRRGRPGQLQPPIDNIEELWSPLERLGIESALSCTVAGSPETVRRGVEAFIARTGADELVVTAQIYDHAARLRSYEILASVTR; from the coding sequence ATGATTCCACTGTCTGTTCTGGATCTCGCCCCCATCATTCAGGGCGCGACCGCCGCGGATGCCTTTCGTAACACGCTCGATCTGGCGCGGCACGCCGAAGGCTGGGGGTACCACCGGTACTGGTTGGCCGAGCACCACAACATGCCGGGCATCGCCAGCGCCGCGACGGCGGTGGTGATTGGCCACGTGGCCGGAGGCACCCAGCGCATCCGGGTGGGCTCGGGGGGCATCATGCTGCCGAACCATGCGCCGCTGGTCATCGCGGAGCAGTTCGGCACGCTGGCCTCGCTCTATCCGGGCCGGATCGATCTGGGGCTGGGGCGGGCTCCCGGCACCGACCAGCGCACCAGCCGGGCGTTGCGCCGTGACCTGATGGCCACCTCTGACTCCTTTCCCCAGGACGTGCTGGAGCTTCAGGCCTATTTCCGCGCGGCGGAGCCCAACCAGGCGATTCGCGCCGTGCCCGGCACGGGGCTGGAGGTGCCCATCTGGCTGTTGGGCTCCAGCCTGTTCAGCGCGGAGCTGGCCGCCCACCTGGGGCTGCCCTTCGCGTTCGCATCCCACTTCGCGCCGGATCTGATGATGGATGCGCTGCGCCTGTACCGCCATGGCTTCCGGCCTTCGGCGCAGCTCAGCAAGCCCTACGCCATGCTGGGCATCAACGTGTTCGCCGCGGAGACGGATGCCGAGGCCCGGCGGCTGATGACCTCCGTCCAGCAGCAGTTCATCAACCTGCGCCGGGGGCGCCCCGGCCAACTCCAGCCGCCGATCGACAACATCGAGGAGCTCTGGTCCCCCCTGGAGCGGCTCGGCATCGAGAGCGCGCTGTCCTGCACGGTGGCCGGCTCGCCCGAGACGGTGCGGCGTGGGGTGGAGGCCTTCATCGCGCGCACGGGCGCCGACGAGCTCGTGGTCACCGCGCAGATCTACGATCACGCGGCGCGGCTGCGCTCCTATGAAATCCTGGCCTCCGTGACGCGGTAG
- a CDS encoding NYN domain-containing protein encodes MESKNESRIALFLDFENLVTNTGISTAGFDLQPSLDRLLEKGKVVFRRAYCDWSRFSDAKGRLHEHGVELVDVPPSTRAGKNGADMRLVIDALELCYAREHIDTFVIASGDSDFCPLAYKLRENGRTVIGLAVKESTSPLFVKACDEFLYLRPKQVQPRGEKDKRGAEDSPRGSRSGRHAEGKGSKASEKEAPPKAPPKVPDIARKVVQRLLGSAAGPINPSLIKETIVRKEPDFDERDHGFPTFARLLEAMEQEGILKRQQQGRQWYVVSPETPEVRTSPSRRSRETREAKPPEETEDDELESYPDPEDTEG; translated from the coding sequence TTGGAATCCAAAAACGAGAGCCGCATCGCCCTCTTCCTCGACTTCGAAAACCTCGTCACCAACACCGGCATCAGCACGGCGGGGTTTGATCTCCAGCCGTCCCTGGACCGGCTGCTGGAGAAGGGCAAGGTGGTCTTCCGCCGCGCCTACTGCGACTGGTCCCGTTTCTCGGACGCCAAGGGGCGGCTGCACGAGCACGGCGTGGAGTTGGTGGACGTGCCCCCCTCCACGCGGGCAGGCAAGAACGGGGCGGACATGCGCCTGGTCATCGACGCGCTGGAGCTGTGCTACGCGCGCGAGCACATCGACACCTTCGTCATCGCCTCGGGGGACAGCGACTTCTGCCCCCTGGCCTACAAGCTGCGCGAGAACGGCCGCACCGTCATCGGCCTAGCGGTGAAGGAGTCCACCTCGCCCCTGTTCGTGAAGGCGTGCGACGAGTTTCTCTACCTGCGCCCCAAGCAGGTCCAGCCCCGCGGGGAGAAGGACAAGCGCGGCGCCGAGGACTCCCCCCGGGGCTCGCGCTCCGGCCGCCACGCGGAGGGCAAGGGGAGCAAGGCCTCCGAGAAGGAGGCCCCGCCCAAGGCCCCGCCCAAGGTGCCAGACATCGCGCGCAAGGTGGTCCAGCGCCTGCTCGGCAGCGCCGCGGGCCCCATCAACCCCTCCCTCATCAAGGAGACCATCGTCCGCAAGGAGCCCGACTTCGACGAGCGGGATCACGGCTTTCCCACCTTCGCCCGCCTGCTGGAGGCCATGGAACAGGAAGGCATCCTCAAGCGGCAGCAGCAGGGACGGCAGTGGTATGTGGTGTCTCCCGAGACCCCCGAGGTCCGGACCAGCCCGTCGCGCCGCTCCCGGGAGACCCGGGAGGCCAAGCCGCCCGAGGAGACCGAGGACGATGAGCTGGAGTCCTACCCCGACCCCGAGGACACCGAGGGCTGA
- a CDS encoding efflux RND transporter periplasmic adaptor subunit — MRASARMALIALALAAGPGCGKKGEGAPGQAGGGGARGGGGGGRGALQFPVELAPVEARDVQYVVSAVGAVEAFERVQITARVAGAVDRVAFTEGQEVKKGQVLAEIEPTRYSLAVNQARAARDKAQAAAEEAQAGAQRRASVNEQRPGLLPAEELESFQTRARAALAEVGAAKAALDKAELDLRDAYVRAPMDGVLQTRTVQTGQYVQPGAVLATLLRREPLLLRFRVPEGEAGRLKPGMGARFTVRTDGRTYDSKITYVAASADDQSRMVVVTAEVTGEEAKALRPGAFATVSVPVDTAKDSPVIPQAAVRPSERGFLAFVVEGDKARERVLELGLRTQDGLVEVRQGLRPGEQLVVRGAEALKEGVAVRVAEGPKPAFTGEPRSPSDAGGLNGGSGR; from the coding sequence ATGCGAGCAAGTGCGCGGATGGCCCTGATCGCCCTGGCGCTGGCCGCTGGGCCAGGGTGCGGGAAGAAGGGCGAAGGGGCACCCGGCCAGGCAGGAGGCGGGGGTGCGCGGGGGGGGGGCGGCGGTGGGCGCGGAGCGTTGCAGTTCCCGGTGGAGCTCGCCCCCGTGGAGGCGCGCGATGTGCAGTACGTCGTCTCCGCTGTCGGGGCCGTGGAGGCCTTCGAGCGCGTGCAGATCACCGCGCGGGTGGCCGGGGCCGTGGACCGCGTGGCCTTCACCGAGGGGCAGGAGGTGAAGAAGGGCCAGGTGCTCGCGGAGATCGAACCCACCCGCTACAGCCTCGCGGTGAACCAGGCCCGGGCTGCCCGAGACAAAGCCCAGGCCGCCGCCGAGGAGGCCCAGGCCGGCGCGCAGCGGCGGGCTTCCGTCAACGAGCAGCGCCCGGGCCTGCTTCCCGCCGAGGAGTTGGAGAGCTTCCAGACCCGCGCGCGCGCCGCCTTGGCCGAGGTGGGCGCGGCCAAGGCGGCACTGGACAAGGCGGAGCTGGACTTGCGCGACGCCTACGTCCGGGCGCCCATGGATGGGGTGTTGCAGACGCGCACCGTGCAGACGGGGCAGTACGTCCAGCCGGGCGCGGTGCTGGCCACACTGCTGCGCCGGGAGCCGCTGCTCTTGCGCTTCCGCGTTCCCGAGGGAGAGGCCGGGCGGCTCAAGCCGGGAATGGGGGCCCGCTTCACCGTGCGCACGGATGGCCGGACGTACGATTCGAAGATCACCTATGTGGCGGCGTCAGCGGATGATCAGAGCCGAATGGTGGTCGTGACGGCGGAGGTGACAGGTGAGGAGGCCAAGGCCCTGCGCCCGGGGGCCTTCGCCACGGTGTCCGTGCCCGTGGACACGGCCAAGGACTCGCCCGTCATCCCCCAGGCAGCGGTGCGCCCCAGCGAGCGGGGCTTCCTCGCCTTCGTGGTGGAAGGGGACAAGGCGCGCGAGCGGGTGCTGGAGCTGGGCCTGCGCACCCAGGATGGCCTGGTCGAGGTGCGCCAGGGGCTTCGCCCGGGTGAACAACTGGTGGTGCGCGGTGCGGAGGCGCTGAAAGAGGGCGTCGCCGTGCGCGTGGCGGAAGGGCCCAAGCCCGCCTTCACGGGCGAGCCCCGCTCCCCCTCGGATGCCGGCGGTCTCAACGGAGGCTCGGGACGATGA
- a CDS encoding PilZ domain-containing protein: MVEKRRYRRFKQQYTVRFGKEDLSESGFTGDISKGGAFIVSNHLVPLDTRIHVQVHLDPKNFVMFEAVVQRHRLVPPELRDEEPDGFGVRFLYPGEVVADLVHTGSPTFELHFSNPEQLQCFQDRELRPDKLFIATDKVLRIQEKVLLSLCLDFARTTVEHEATVVHIALAHGEGTHPGVTVTFADPEELEAKIQPYLVRPPQ; the protein is encoded by the coding sequence ATGGTGGAGAAGCGGAGATACCGGAGGTTCAAGCAGCAGTACACGGTTCGTTTCGGCAAGGAGGACCTCTCGGAGTCCGGTTTCACCGGGGACATCTCCAAGGGCGGTGCCTTCATCGTCTCGAACCATCTGGTACCGCTTGATACGCGCATCCACGTCCAAGTGCACTTGGACCCGAAGAACTTCGTGATGTTCGAGGCCGTCGTGCAGCGCCACCGGCTGGTGCCCCCGGAGCTCCGGGACGAGGAGCCCGATGGGTTCGGGGTGCGTTTCCTCTACCCGGGCGAGGTGGTGGCGGACCTGGTGCACACGGGCAGCCCCACCTTCGAGCTGCACTTCTCCAACCCCGAGCAGCTCCAGTGCTTCCAGGACCGGGAGCTGCGCCCGGACAAGCTGTTCATCGCGACGGACAAGGTGCTGCGCATCCAGGAGAAGGTGCTGCTCTCGCTCTGCCTGGATTTTGCCCGGACGACCGTCGAGCACGAGGCCACGGTGGTGCACATCGCCCTGGCCCATGGCGAGGGCACCCACCCGGGCGTCACCGTCACGTTCGCGGACCCGGAGGAGCTGGAGGCGAAGATCCAGCCCTACCTGGTCAGGCCTCCCCAGTAG
- a CDS encoding PAS domain-containing sensor histidine kinase, with protein sequence MLASSPYGLFEQSPEPEYEDIVRHAAECCEMPIVFIRIADQERPWIKASAGLELLADPMRFGTFSPPQVPGEACLVEDAREDARTQNHPLVLGEPSLRFYLALPLHNEEGGQVGALCLIDHVPRRLNALQSKILEHLRRQVETQLRLHEQLLEAQERASQMEEAQARLYALNENLLIEVRQRQHIQRELLSQRELLTQALAHIPFAVFWKDRDGRFLGCNDAFAQHLGVSSPQDVIGRTDLELGLLPHVAAAYRRDDVLVMDSGQTRLGIEEPFQRSNGEELWLLTSKVPLRDPDGKVRSVLGIFADLTDRRRQEATLQKALWQVKQYAALLETQVVAASERVRRLMEASRDAVFVLDEKGRVLELNPVAERLLGRTAAELLGMPFDLLAPEPERLVLHHALEELLARGTMRLEEQGLRSAQGERISVQLIGSLQEAGEARRQLVVAQDLTEKRRMEQQNIQNDRLAAMGVLTAGIAHEINNPISYMLANLDLLRQWEDDLEQQLPALPGLPPELLERLPEARSVIADCIEGSLRIGDIVRGMRLLSHTGQGDVLSPVDIHRSLDAVLHIAQGELKHTARLKQDYARNLPMVLGSEGRLGQVFLNLIINAVHAMRPGSPADHVLHIRSRLDEGQVRIDISDTGHGIPPEVLPRIFDPFFTTKPAGIGTGLGLSISYAIIQKMGGSMRVESRVGHGTTFSLLLPSV encoded by the coding sequence ATGCTCGCAAGCTCGCCATATGGACTCTTCGAGCAGTCCCCCGAGCCAGAATACGAAGACATCGTGAGGCATGCCGCGGAATGCTGCGAGATGCCCATCGTCTTCATCCGCATCGCGGATCAGGAGCGCCCCTGGATCAAGGCCAGCGCTGGGCTCGAGTTGCTGGCCGACCCCATGCGCTTCGGGACCTTCTCCCCGCCGCAGGTGCCCGGGGAGGCCTGCCTTGTCGAGGATGCCCGGGAGGACGCGCGCACCCAGAACCATCCGCTCGTGCTGGGGGAGCCCTCCCTGCGCTTCTACCTGGCGCTCCCTCTGCACAATGAGGAGGGGGGCCAGGTGGGCGCCCTCTGCCTCATCGATCATGTCCCGCGCCGGCTGAACGCCCTTCAGTCGAAGATCCTGGAGCACCTGCGGCGTCAGGTCGAAACGCAGCTCCGGCTGCACGAGCAGCTCCTGGAGGCCCAGGAGCGCGCCTCCCAGATGGAGGAGGCGCAGGCGCGGTTGTACGCCCTCAACGAGAACCTCCTGATCGAAGTGCGGCAGCGCCAGCACATCCAGCGCGAGCTGCTCTCCCAGCGCGAGCTGTTGACGCAGGCGCTCGCGCACATTCCCTTCGCGGTGTTCTGGAAGGACCGGGACGGGCGCTTCCTGGGCTGCAACGACGCGTTCGCGCAGCACCTCGGGGTGTCCTCGCCCCAGGACGTCATTGGCCGGACGGACCTCGAGCTGGGACTTCTCCCGCACGTGGCCGCGGCCTACCGGCGGGACGATGTCCTGGTGATGGACAGTGGCCAGACCCGCTTGGGCATCGAGGAGCCCTTCCAGCGGAGCAACGGCGAGGAGCTCTGGCTGCTCACGAGCAAGGTTCCGCTGAGGGACCCGGATGGCAAGGTCCGCAGCGTGCTGGGCATCTTCGCGGACCTCACCGATCGCAGGCGCCAGGAGGCCACGCTCCAGAAAGCCCTCTGGCAAGTCAAACAGTACGCCGCGCTCCTGGAGACGCAGGTGGTCGCGGCCAGCGAGCGCGTCCGCCGGCTCATGGAGGCCTCCCGGGACGCCGTCTTCGTGCTCGACGAGAAGGGGCGGGTCCTGGAGCTCAACCCGGTGGCGGAGCGCCTGTTGGGGCGGACCGCCGCGGAGCTGCTGGGAATGCCTTTCGACCTGCTGGCCCCCGAGCCGGAGCGCCTGGTGCTGCACCATGCCCTGGAGGAGCTGCTGGCGCGGGGCACGATGCGCCTGGAGGAGCAGGGCCTGCGCTCGGCGCAGGGGGAGCGCATCTCGGTGCAGCTCATCGGCTCGCTCCAGGAGGCGGGCGAGGCCCGGCGCCAGCTCGTCGTCGCGCAGGATCTCACCGAGAAGCGGCGCATGGAGCAGCAGAACATCCAGAATGACCGGCTGGCGGCCATGGGGGTGCTGACGGCGGGCATCGCCCACGAGATCAACAACCCCATCTCCTACATGCTCGCCAACCTGGACCTGTTGCGGCAGTGGGAGGACGACCTGGAGCAGCAGCTGCCGGCGCTGCCCGGCCTGCCGCCGGAGTTGCTGGAGCGGCTGCCCGAGGCCCGCTCGGTCATCGCCGACTGCATCGAGGGCAGCCTGCGCATCGGGGACATCGTCCGCGGCATGCGGCTGCTGTCTCACACGGGCCAGGGCGATGTGCTCAGCCCCGTGGACATCCACCGGAGCCTGGATGCCGTGCTGCACATCGCCCAGGGGGAGCTGAAGCACACGGCGCGGCTCAAGCAGGACTACGCCCGGAACCTGCCCATGGTGCTGGGCAGCGAGGGGCGGCTCGGACAGGTGTTCCTCAACCTCATCATCAATGCCGTGCATGCCATGAGGCCAGGCTCACCGGCCGATCACGTGCTCCACATCCGCTCCCGGCTGGACGAGGGGCAGGTGCGCATCGACATCTCCGACACGGGCCACGGCATTCCTCCGGAAGTGCTGCCGCGCATCTTCGATCCCTTCTTCACGACGAAGCCCGCGGGCATTGGCACGGGGCTGGGCCTGTCCATCAGCTACGCCATCATCCAGAAGATGGGCGGGTCCATGCGGGTGGAGAGCCGCGTGGGCCACGGCACCACCTTTTCCTTGTTGCTGCCGAGCGTCTGA
- a CDS encoding efflux RND transporter permease subunit, protein MNITEVCIRKPVLAWMLMAATIVFGLVAAQRIGISQFPDVDFPTINVSVTWEGASPEAVESDLIEPLEEAVMQVEGVKSITSTARQGSASITVELDLSRNVDLALQDVQTKVSQAQRRMPEDVDPPVTSKTNPEDQPIMWLGVAGPFSQQVVSDYARYRVREKLQTVPGVGEVTLGGSLERNVRIWVDAQKMDAQGLTVTDVINALQREHVELPAGRIETEGREVNVRVMGEALDLTALRSIVLRQQEGATVYLSDVALVEDGFEDTRRLSRANGNPAQGLGIRKQRGANAVAVAQGVHQVLEELRKDAPEGMEIGVNFDSTRFIEESVHEIEFELMLACILTALVCWMFLGSLSSTLNVILAIPMSLLGTVAVIYFLGFTLNTFTLLGLALAVGIVVDDAIMVLENIYRHAEMGKERTRAAREGTSEITFAALAATLAVVAIFIPVVFMKGIIGRFFLQFGVTLCVAVLLSYVEAITLAPARCAQLLKTSREHRGRVGQWVDRVFVKLEGLYARVLDKALTHPWWVLAGAVVLLSVSAFVFQALPSEFVPSQDQSRLTVRLQTAVGSNLQETDRLFQQAEEVVSKRPEVLRVFSTVGGMGGSGVNSGQLMLTLLPPDERMSQAEFQQVLRKELNAIPGLRAVVQDLSQSGFTAQRGFPVEFSVRGSDWEQLVVASGQMRETLQASGKVVDVDTDYQLGMPELRLTPDRARAADMGISIESVASTINALVGGVRVGKYSTGGRRIDVRLRLLADQRSRPEDLGGLRVRASNGELVPLSALVQQEERPALQAITRRDRERAISIFANVAPSSNQEEALAMVEQAAKQLPGGTRVVLGGASVAFRESMGSLIFALFLGIGVAYMVLASQFNSFLHPVTVLTILPLSVAGAAFALGIAGMTLNIFSMIGLLLLMGIVKKNSIILMDYALQQREEGADALEAMRRAGPVRLRPILMTSLATMMAAIPAALALGAGSETRAPMSIAVLGGLSVSTVLSLLVVPAFYVVADRLKDRVGRHAPRPGAGQGATGEA, encoded by the coding sequence ATGAACATCACCGAAGTCTGCATCCGGAAGCCCGTCCTCGCGTGGATGCTGATGGCCGCCACCATCGTCTTCGGACTGGTGGCCGCGCAGCGCATTGGCATCAGCCAGTTTCCAGACGTGGACTTTCCCACCATCAACGTCTCGGTGACGTGGGAGGGGGCCTCGCCCGAGGCGGTGGAGAGCGATCTCATCGAGCCGCTGGAGGAAGCGGTGATGCAGGTGGAGGGCGTCAAGTCCATCACCTCCACGGCCCGCCAGGGCAGTGCCTCCATCACCGTGGAGCTGGACCTGTCGCGCAACGTGGATCTGGCGCTCCAGGACGTGCAGACCAAGGTGAGCCAGGCCCAGCGCCGGATGCCGGAGGACGTGGATCCGCCCGTCACCTCCAAGACGAACCCCGAGGACCAGCCCATCATGTGGCTGGGCGTGGCGGGCCCCTTCTCGCAGCAGGTGGTGAGCGACTACGCGCGCTACCGGGTCCGGGAGAAACTCCAGACGGTGCCGGGCGTGGGCGAGGTGACGCTGGGCGGCTCCCTGGAGCGCAACGTGCGCATCTGGGTGGACGCCCAGAAGATGGATGCCCAGGGGCTCACCGTCACCGACGTCATCAACGCCTTGCAGCGTGAGCACGTGGAGCTGCCCGCGGGCCGCATCGAGACGGAGGGCCGCGAGGTCAACGTCCGGGTCATGGGCGAGGCGCTGGACCTGACGGCCCTGCGCAGCATCGTCCTGCGCCAGCAGGAGGGGGCCACGGTGTACCTGTCGGACGTGGCGCTCGTGGAGGACGGCTTCGAGGACACGCGCCGCCTGTCGCGCGCCAACGGCAACCCCGCCCAGGGGCTGGGCATCCGCAAGCAGCGCGGCGCCAACGCGGTGGCGGTGGCCCAGGGCGTCCACCAGGTGCTGGAGGAGTTGCGCAAGGACGCGCCCGAGGGGATGGAGATCGGCGTGAACTTCGACTCGACGCGGTTCATCGAGGAGAGCGTCCACGAGATCGAATTCGAGCTGATGCTGGCCTGCATCCTCACGGCCCTGGTGTGCTGGATGTTCCTCGGCTCGCTGTCGAGCACGCTGAACGTCATCCTGGCCATCCCCATGTCGCTGTTGGGGACGGTGGCCGTCATCTACTTCCTGGGCTTCACGCTCAACACCTTCACGCTGCTGGGGTTGGCGCTCGCGGTGGGCATCGTCGTGGACGACGCCATCATGGTGCTGGAGAACATCTACCGGCACGCGGAGATGGGCAAGGAGCGGACGCGCGCGGCGCGGGAGGGCACCTCGGAGATCACCTTCGCGGCGCTGGCGGCCACGCTGGCGGTGGTGGCCATCTTCATCCCCGTCGTCTTCATGAAGGGGATCATCGGCCGGTTCTTCCTCCAGTTCGGCGTCACCCTGTGCGTGGCGGTGCTGCTCTCCTATGTGGAGGCCATCACCCTGGCGCCCGCGCGGTGCGCGCAGCTGCTTAAAACCTCCCGTGAGCACCGCGGACGGGTCGGGCAGTGGGTGGACCGCGTCTTCGTGAAGCTCGAGGGGCTGTACGCGCGGGTGCTGGACAAGGCGCTGACCCACCCCTGGTGGGTGCTGGCGGGGGCGGTGGTGCTGCTGAGCGTCTCGGCGTTCGTCTTCCAGGCGCTGCCCAGCGAGTTCGTCCCCTCGCAGGACCAGAGCCGCCTGACGGTGCGCTTGCAGACGGCGGTGGGCAGCAACCTCCAGGAGACGGACCGGCTGTTCCAGCAGGCGGAGGAGGTCGTCAGCAAGCGGCCGGAAGTCCTCCGCGTCTTCTCGACGGTGGGCGGCATGGGCGGCTCGGGGGTGAACTCGGGGCAGTTGATGCTGACGCTGCTGCCCCCCGACGAGCGCATGTCCCAGGCCGAGTTCCAGCAGGTGCTGCGCAAGGAGCTGAACGCCATTCCAGGCCTGCGCGCCGTCGTTCAGGATCTGTCCCAGAGCGGCTTCACCGCCCAGCGCGGCTTCCCGGTGGAGTTCAGCGTGCGCGGCTCGGATTGGGAGCAGCTGGTGGTGGCCAGCGGGCAGATGCGCGAGACGCTGCAAGCCAGCGGCAAGGTGGTGGACGTGGACACGGACTACCAGCTCGGCATGCCGGAGCTGCGCCTGACCCCGGACCGGGCCCGCGCGGCCGACATGGGCATCTCCATCGAGTCGGTGGCCTCCACCATCAACGCCCTGGTGGGCGGGGTGCGCGTGGGCAAGTACAGCACCGGGGGCCGCCGCATCGACGTGCGGCTCCGGCTGCTGGCCGACCAGCGCTCGCGGCCGGAGGACCTGGGCGGGCTCAGGGTGCGCGCCTCCAACGGCGAACTCGTGCCGCTGTCCGCGCTGGTCCAGCAGGAGGAGCGCCCGGCGCTCCAGGCCATCACCCGGCGGGACCGGGAGCGCGCCATCAGCATCTTCGCCAACGTGGCCCCCTCCTCGAACCAGGAGGAAGCGCTCGCGATGGTGGAGCAGGCCGCCAAGCAGCTGCCGGGAGGCACCCGCGTGGTGCTGGGCGGCGCCAGCGTGGCCTTCCGCGAGTCCATGGGCAGCCTGATCTTCGCGCTCTTCCTGGGAATTGGCGTGGCGTACATGGTGCTCGCCTCGCAGTTCAACTCGTTCCTCCACCCGGTGACGGTGCTCACCATCCTCCCGCTCTCGGTGGCGGGCGCCGCCTTCGCCCTGGGAATCGCCGGCATGACGCTGAACATCTTCAGCATGATCGGCCTGCTGCTGCTGATGGGCATCGTGAAGAAGAACTCCATCATCCTCATGGACTACGCCCTGCAACAGCGGGAGGAGGGGGCGGACGCCCTAGAGGCCATGCGGCGCGCGGGGCCCGTGCGGCTGCGGCCCATTCTGATGACGTCCCTGGCCACGATGATGGCGGCCATCCCCGCGGCGCTGGCGCTGGGCGCGGGCAGCGAGACGCGCGCCCCCATGTCGATCGCGGTGCTCGGCGGCCTGTCCGTCTCCACCGTGCTCAGCCTGCTGGTCGTTCCCGCCTTCTACGTGGTGGCGGACCGGCTCAAGGACCGGGTCGGCCGGCACGCCCCTCGCCCCGGGGCGGGGCAGGGGGCTACTGGGGAGGCCTGA